The Gossypium hirsutum isolate 1008001.06 chromosome A03, Gossypium_hirsutum_v2.1, whole genome shotgun sequence genome contains the following window.
attaaattagtgCTCAGTCGACTAGTGACACAgatttaattaagtatttaaatatagtataaataagtacattataataattatattattatttaaactttttaaCTAAACTGACGCCATGAGTCAAATTAACTCAATtgaaaatgactaaaaaattattatttttacgaagtaacaaatattaatataagggTATTGTTGAAAGTTTCAATttaactatttcaattaaaaccttttttgatttttatatactttttcataagTATATTGTTTCCGTTTACCTTGTTATAATCtagtatataataaatttattatattaaaattactattataatattttgtactaattacattttagttaatatattatttggtacttaagtttggttttaatatttaattttgaactttagtttttttcaatttggtacttaaatttaattataatgtttaatttgatatttgagttttttttttggctGCAATCAATTATTTAACTTTGGCTTAATGTCCAATTTGATACTTAAGCTTTTTATTTTGTCTCAATTAAGTACCTATGTTTTTTTTACTATAGTACACATGTCAAATATTCATTAAGTCACCTGATACCATTTTatctgggtactaaattgaacattaaagctaaattcaagtaccaaattaagataaaaaaatattagtactaaattaaacattaaaagcAAATTCAAGTATGAAATGAtatattaacatttaaaattttaagggatTTCGATTTTGTCGTCCATTATCTAAGGTGAATCCCATTTGATAATAGATGATTATCATCTATCTTCCTTGATTTTTTGCCGAGGATTTGGGGCATTGAAAGTGACTATCATAAAACGCATCGTTTTACCATGTTGAAACTTTAAAGTTTACTTTTCTGTGAAAAACTTTCTTGGTAGaaactttccttttcttttgcattttCTCATCAAACTTTAGACCTTTTATAGAGAactcaaatatatgaaaatatttctttcaatcaatttttagGAGGCCAGCACATTACTAATACGTTATTTCAACTTCCAATAAACTAGTGACACGTgggtttttatttgttaaaagttaTGTAATTTTGAATATACACTATagataaattgtaattttttaagtgAAATTCTTCCAAACTGCTATACATGATTGTAAGACTCAACCATGCCAACTTTAGTTTCAAGGAAAGTCACTTTATTACCATCCTTGGGAAACAATTATTacatatctttattttatttgaagaATCTCGTTAAGTCAACCACTTTGATCAGAGAAGTTTATctattgaaaatattttatcaagAAAGTGTATTTGCCATTGCATGGTTATCGGTACCAATGCTTTGTATACATATTCTGTACGTGGATCTtgtcctatcatatcaatatccACTTAAGGTAATTTATAAAGACAAAATTCACTACAATTTCCAAATGCATATGTTAAAGGCTCACCAACAACTCAACAAGTCACTCAACAAGGTACGTGACTTCATGGGATCCACATGAAAAACTTATAAATTCCCTTCATAAGCATAGCTCAATCCCTTTTTTTACGATTAACGTTATGACTTCGCACATCCATCATGTGAATCATCTCCAACCTCTCAAACCACTTCTTTGTACGAACAAATTTCATTTAGCATTTTGATGATCTTTTATCTAAgtcatttcattttaaaaatatttaattatggttttagtACCTCTACCATGCAGAATATGGTTGATAGGAATTTCATGCGACTTTAACTATATAATCAgataccaataaaataaaattcacattattactttaaaaacatcaactaattgTGGTATCAATTTAAACCTACTAATGATAAcaccaatttattcaaattaaaataataacaaagttcAGAATAGGGACTGAAATCATAATTAGACCTCTGCTAGGTGACTTGATACTAATGCTTCTATACTTAAGAATAGCATCAAAATAGAACTAAAGAACATAACAATGCATAGAGCAAAAGAAAATATAGGAGGTTTTAAATTACACAAAGGCAAATGAACTAACAAGCAGCAGCCATTCCTCTCGTCCATCAGGTCAAATTTCTTAGCTCTAAGAAGCAAAATGGTTCGACGAAACTCAACATGCTATTTGCTAATGCTATTCAACGTATAATAAATACTGCCGGTTCACACCAAACGCAACCACATGTATCAGTTCTTCAACAGGGGCATCAGCCATGGATAATGGCCGGTCAATTCGTTGTTTCAGTTCGGCTGCGAATAATCCTGATAGCATATCATCAGGTACTTTTGTTCATAACTCTTTCAATGAGGAGTCCAAAGTAATCGACGGTTCATTGCAGGCGGTGCTAGTCCTGGAATATCCCGGATTTCCTTGTTGTTTGGATTCACAAACTGAGAAACAGAACACCAATAATCGATCACAAAGTATATAAACCATGTCGAAGTTCAGTGGTTCAATGGGGAAGGGGCGTGTActtttagttttataatttaatcgAATTAGTTTGGTTAACAAGACCGTCACCTTATCTAATTCAGTCCGTcgattaaaggtttttttttaattatgattattgattaattcaattagaaacaaaataattaatcgaaattattaataatatattacatAGCCCAATACATTATATAagcccaaaatataaaaattaacgaatttatatatgtatattctttTAATGAGCTTAAAAAGTGCTAGAAATTTCATCATACTTATGCGTTTGAAAATTATGCATATAGAACATAAATATAAATTGTGACACCAAATTAGTCATATACACAATTGTTGAGGTTTATAAATTatgaataatataattaaaatgtaaatattatattaaaatgaaattttgatttagttgtaaagttaatattttattgatgtaaacAACACAAGTTTATATCTAACcacttacaaaattaaaaaaatattcatggacttaaataatagtatagattataaaaactaaaattatttaaaaatataaaactaaaaaataaacaaaaaataaaaataaaaaaaaactagtaaAAATTTCGGTTAACTTAGATTAACCATTCCAACTAACTAAAATTATTTCGAttggttaataatttttaaaaaattttgattagatattttaaattttcgatTAACTAAATCGATTATTTTAATTTGAGGTGGAGAAATAGAGTACCTTGACAATTATGATGGCTATGATACCGGTCACAATGAGAAATAATAGTGCCATAATGCACTTATCAGTAGCAACCTGCATACAAAAAGTAAATACATTAGAAAATGCATTTTAATGGTAGAGACAGcttaaatgaatgaaaaaaaggaAGTGAATGTTTGAGAGATTGACCTGCCTACCAATTTCTTTGACTAATTTAGATGCTTTTTGGATCGAAAAATGGATAGAATCGAGATCATTAACTATCCTGCTCATTTCTTCAGTCTAAAAAATATGAAAGAGGTAATATATATTAGTAATCACTGTGGTAATACCAAAGAGTAAAACAGTAAATTCAACCTGAGACCAAAAATGCCCATGAACTTTTTTTTGATGATTCTTAATGCTTTGAATTGAAGTTAATTTACCTGAGCCTTGAGAGTTGCACCAGTCTCTGTTCCAACATTAACAGTTTCTTGAACAACCTATCTTATAAACCGGGTCAAACAAAAATATAAGACTGAAAATGAATCAAACTTAAAcgaattaatttatatttatgtttgtttgtttatttttaatattattcgtATTCGTTTATTTAGAATAATGTGttcatattcttttatttaagttaaatgacatattcttttatttaagttaaatgaaTATGTTTATAAACATTAATACATGAACATATAACTTACTTTTTagatatgaaataataaaatatagatattgataattatgttataaataaaaaaatttacacaaacaataataatattattaattatataataactGGACAATGAATGAACTTTAAATAAACTTcaaatgatttattaaatgagttttaaataaatttctttGTGAACATAAATGTACTGAACAAGCTTTGTTCATGTTAGATTCGTTTAATAAatgaattgtaaaattttgttcaaatatgTTTATTCAACTTGATAAACAAACAAATACCTAAAGGTTGATGAactataaattaaattttctattcatTTCATGTTGGATTCGTTTAATAAATGAatcttaaaatattattaaaatttgtttattcaacTTGTTAAATGAACAAACATCTAAATGTTGATGAAGAATTAATAGAATTTTCTATCCAAGTACAACTCTATCCAAAGACAACCAATTATTTTGAAGTAGATGAAGTATATGTTAACAAAATCTTATGCACGGAAAGTACTGATACTAACCTTCTTAGCCCTGTTAATGGCTTGATCAGTCTCATCCATCATTTGGTATCCTTTATCCATTAGCTGCTGGTTTGTCATATCTGCAAAACATACAGGCCCTGTCTCATTAACAGTTTAAAATTGAAGTACTTACACATTATTTCCAGTCAACATTTCATCATCATCCCAAAAATCAATATCAAAGGGGTGAGAACGAATATGGAGAGTGCATCAACAGTAAAACAAAGATTATAAAACATGTTTTAGCAGTTAGAT
Protein-coding sequences here:
- the LOC107941763 gene encoding novel plant SNARE 11, whose protein sequence is MDSLSAVSEELAEIDGQIADIFRALSNGFQKLDKIKDVNRQSRQLEELTGKMRECKRLIKEFDREVKAMERRTNANTHRMLSEKKQSMVKELNSYVALKKRYQSNLESNKRVDLFDGPNEGFSEDNDMLASNMTNQQLMDKGYQMMDETDQAINRAKKVVQETVNVGTETGATLKAQTEEMSRIVNDLDSIHFSIQKASKLVKEIGRQVATDKCIMALLFLIVTGIIAIIIVKFVNPNNKEIRDIPGLAPPAMNRRLLWTPH